One region of Bradyrhizobium betae genomic DNA includes:
- a CDS encoding AAA family ATPase — protein sequence MTLVALPASVDAMLELLTSRGYLAERSLATVTYLSLRMGRPLFLEGEAGVGKTEIAKVLSAALGRKLIRLQCYEGLDVSSAVYEWNSAAQMIAIRMAEAAGDTDRDQLSSDIFADRYMIKRPLLQALEPDVAGPPVLLIDELDRADEAFEAYLLEILSDFQVTIPEFGTVKAPSPPIVIITSNRTREIHDALKRRCLYHWVDYPAAERELAIVKTRVPGISAKLSQQVVRFVQALRNQDFYKSPGVAETIDWATALSELDARSLTPQVVGDTLGALLKYQDDITRMQGDTLQKVLKEATSEN from the coding sequence ATGACTCTTGTTGCCCTGCCGGCATCGGTCGATGCGATGCTCGAACTTCTCACTTCGCGCGGTTATCTCGCGGAGCGGTCGCTGGCGACGGTGACGTACCTGTCGCTGCGGATGGGCCGGCCGCTGTTCCTCGAGGGCGAAGCGGGCGTCGGCAAGACGGAGATCGCGAAGGTGCTGTCGGCGGCGCTGGGGCGCAAGCTGATCCGCCTGCAGTGCTACGAAGGCCTCGACGTCTCCTCCGCGGTCTACGAGTGGAACAGCGCCGCGCAGATGATCGCGATCCGGATGGCGGAAGCCGCCGGCGATACCGATCGCGACCAGCTCTCGTCCGATATCTTCGCCGACCGCTACATGATCAAGCGGCCCTTGCTCCAGGCGCTGGAGCCCGATGTCGCGGGGCCGCCGGTGCTGCTGATCGACGAGCTCGATCGCGCCGACGAGGCCTTCGAGGCTTATCTCCTGGAAATCCTCAGCGACTTCCAGGTGACCATTCCCGAGTTCGGCACGGTGAAGGCGCCGAGCCCGCCGATCGTCATCATCACCTCCAACCGCACCCGCGAAATCCACGACGCGCTGAAGCGGCGCTGTCTCTATCACTGGGTCGATTATCCCGCCGCCGAACGCGAGCTCGCCATCGTCAAGACGCGCGTGCCCGGCATCTCCGCGAAGCTGTCGCAGCAGGTGGTGCGGTTCGTGCAGGCGCTGCGCAACCAGGACTTCTACAAGTCGCCGGGCGTTGCCGAGACCATCGACTGGGCGACCGCGCTGTCGGAGCTCGACGCCCGCTCGCTGACCCCGCAAGTGGTCGGCGACACGCTGGGCGCGCTGCTCAAGTACCAGGACGACATCACCCGCATGCAGGGCGACACCCTGCAGAAGGTGCTGAAGGAAGCGACGAGCGAGAATTGA
- a CDS encoding FAD binding domain-containing protein, translated as MYEFKYHRPGTVRQAANLLVKNEDAKLVAGGHTLIPVMKQRLASPPHLVDLSHIEGLNAIEMKGRALVIGATAKHAEVAGSAIVGEAIPALANLASQIGDPAVRHKGTIGGSLANNDPTADYPAAVLALGATIVTNKRRLKAEEYFQGLFTTALEADEIITKVMFPLPKKAAYIKFRNQASRYALVGVFVARRPSDVRVAVTGAGSEGVFRVTAFEEALKKRFSAKALDGIEVPADGLNSDIHGSAEYRAHLIGVLTRRAVDAANAKE; from the coding sequence ATGTACGAATTCAAATATCATCGCCCCGGGACCGTGCGGCAGGCCGCCAATCTCCTGGTGAAGAACGAAGACGCCAAGCTGGTCGCCGGCGGCCACACGCTGATTCCCGTGATGAAGCAGCGCCTCGCCAGCCCGCCGCATCTGGTCGACCTCTCCCACATCGAGGGGCTCAACGCGATCGAGATGAAGGGCCGCGCGCTCGTGATCGGCGCCACCGCCAAGCATGCCGAGGTCGCAGGCTCCGCGATCGTCGGTGAGGCCATCCCGGCGCTGGCGAATCTCGCCAGCCAGATCGGCGATCCCGCCGTGCGCCACAAGGGCACGATCGGCGGCTCGCTCGCCAACAACGATCCGACCGCCGACTATCCGGCCGCCGTGCTCGCGCTCGGCGCCACCATCGTCACCAACAAGCGCCGCCTCAAGGCCGAGGAGTATTTCCAGGGCCTGTTCACGACGGCGCTCGAAGCCGACGAGATCATCACCAAGGTGATGTTCCCGCTGCCGAAGAAGGCGGCCTACATCAAGTTCCGCAACCAGGCCTCGCGCTATGCGCTGGTCGGCGTGTTCGTGGCGCGGCGTCCCTCCGATGTGCGGGTTGCCGTCACCGGCGCCGGCTCCGAAGGCGTGTTTCGCGTCACCGCGTTCGAGGAAGCCCTGAAGAAGCGGTTCTCGGCGAAGGCGCTCGACGGCATCGAGGTGCCGGCGGACGGCCTCAACAGCGACATTCACGGCAGCGCCGAATACCGTGCGCACCTCATCGGGGTGCTGACGCGGCGCGCCGTCGATGCCGCCAATGCCAAGGAGTGA
- a CDS encoding DUF4189 domain-containing protein, with amino-acid sequence MASNVVARRCAMFFFALSVCVAGARHITDAHAAGAFAVGKCGAYGQAFDYGAEHDARAAAQKQCKGDCTTVTMKRACAAMSVDLSNPCGAYGYAVKPKISATLNAATRECYKYGGKECVIRAWACDAKG; translated from the coding sequence ATGGCTTCGAACGTCGTCGCGCGCCGCTGCGCGATGTTTTTCTTTGCGTTGTCGGTTTGTGTTGCGGGTGCCCGCCACATCACGGATGCTCACGCCGCCGGCGCGTTTGCGGTCGGCAAGTGCGGCGCCTATGGCCAGGCCTTTGATTACGGCGCCGAGCATGACGCCCGCGCCGCGGCGCAGAAGCAGTGCAAGGGCGATTGCACGACCGTGACGATGAAGCGTGCCTGCGCGGCGATGTCCGTCGATCTGTCCAATCCTTGCGGCGCTTACGGCTACGCGGTCAAACCGAAGATATCCGCCACGCTCAATGCCGCCACGCGCGAATGCTACAAATACGGCGGCAAGGAATGCGTGATCCGCGCCTGGGCCTGCGACGCCAAGGGTTGA
- a CDS encoding 3-carboxy-cis,cis-muconate cycloisomerase codes for MSTALSPLLAPMLSSAAMRAVCDDRSALQNMLDFEAALARAEAATGVIPGSAVGPISAACKADSFDRNALAEAATRSGNLAIPLVKMLTAHVGKADAEAARYVHWGATSQDVIDTATMLTLRAGIDALDADLGRAIKGFAGLARSHRNTPMVARTWLQHALPMPFGLKAAEYAASLARARCRLRRLRREGLALQFGGAAGTLAALGDKGLAVAERLAQELDLPLPEAPWHTHRDRIAEAASCLAILAGSCGKIARDVSLMMQTDVGEAFEPAGEGRGGSSTMPHKRNPVAAASALGCATMAPQLAATIFAAQVQDHERSAGPWHAEWPTLPQLMLVTSGALAAIVDIAEGLEVDAARMRSNLDATHGLIMAEAVTFALADKIGKSDAHHLIEAANKRAVAGKKHLREILAADSLVTAHLTPEKIAALFEPMAYQGASQALIDRLLDSLDRE; via the coding sequence ATGAGCACAGCCCTCTCCCCCCTGCTGGCGCCGATGCTGTCGAGCGCGGCCATGCGAGCCGTCTGCGACGACCGGTCCGCCCTGCAGAACATGCTCGATTTCGAGGCGGCCCTGGCGCGGGCCGAGGCCGCCACGGGCGTGATTCCGGGCTCCGCTGTGGGCCCGATCAGCGCTGCCTGCAAGGCCGATTCCTTCGATAGGAACGCCCTGGCCGAGGCTGCGACGCGCTCCGGCAACCTCGCCATTCCCCTGGTCAAGATGCTGACCGCCCATGTCGGCAAGGCCGATGCAGAGGCCGCGCGCTACGTGCATTGGGGCGCGACCAGCCAGGACGTCATCGACACCGCGACCATGCTGACGCTTCGCGCCGGCATCGATGCGCTGGACGCCGACCTCGGCCGCGCCATCAAGGGCTTTGCCGGGCTGGCGCGCAGCCACCGCAACACCCCGATGGTGGCACGGACCTGGCTCCAGCACGCGCTGCCGATGCCGTTCGGGCTGAAGGCCGCCGAATATGCCGCAAGCCTCGCCCGCGCCCGCTGCCGCCTGCGGCGCTTGCGCCGCGAGGGCCTCGCGCTGCAATTCGGCGGCGCCGCCGGCACGCTTGCCGCCCTCGGCGACAAGGGGCTCGCGGTCGCCGAACGGCTGGCGCAGGAGTTGGATCTGCCGCTGCCCGAAGCGCCCTGGCACACCCACCGCGACCGGATCGCGGAGGCGGCCTCATGTCTTGCGATTCTCGCCGGCAGCTGCGGCAAGATCGCACGCGACGTCTCGCTGATGATGCAGACCGACGTCGGCGAAGCGTTCGAGCCCGCCGGCGAAGGCCGCGGCGGCTCCTCGACCATGCCGCACAAGCGCAATCCGGTCGCCGCCGCAAGCGCTCTGGGCTGCGCGACCATGGCCCCACAGCTCGCCGCGACGATCTTTGCGGCCCAGGTGCAGGATCACGAGCGAAGCGCCGGCCCCTGGCACGCAGAATGGCCGACGCTGCCGCAATTGATGCTGGTCACCTCGGGCGCGCTTGCCGCCATCGTCGACATCGCCGAAGGGCTGGAAGTCGACGCCGCGCGCATGCGCAGCAATCTCGACGCGACCCACGGACTGATCATGGCCGAGGCCGTCACCTTCGCGCTGGCCGACAAGATCGGCAAGAGCGATGCGCATCATCTGATCGAGGCCGCGAACAAGCGTGCGGTTGCCGGAAAGAAGCATTTGCGCGAAATTCTCGCGGCCGATTCGCTCGTCACGGCACATCTTACGCCGGAAAAAATTGCGGCATTGTTCGAGCCGATGGCCTATCAAGGGGCTTCGCAGGCGCTGATCGACCGCCTGCTCGACAGCCTCGATCGCGAATAG
- a CDS encoding DUF2000 family protein, with translation MQFDTKIAIVIRTDLQAWQKLNVAAFLTSGIAAAFPECIGEPYEDASGTQYHALIGQPILIYGADGPALSRALDRALTRNVKPALYTEDMFKTTHDAANREAVKAVARADLNLVGIALRAERKVIDKIVDGLKFHS, from the coding sequence ATGCAGTTCGACACCAAGATCGCCATCGTGATCCGCACCGATCTTCAGGCCTGGCAGAAGCTCAACGTCGCGGCCTTTCTCACCAGCGGTATTGCGGCGGCGTTTCCGGAATGCATCGGCGAGCCCTATGAGGACGCCTCGGGCACGCAATACCACGCGCTGATCGGCCAGCCGATCCTGATCTATGGTGCCGACGGTCCCGCGCTGTCGCGCGCGCTCGACCGTGCGTTGACGCGCAACGTCAAGCCGGCGCTCTATACCGAAGACATGTTCAAGACCACGCATGACGCCGCCAATCGCGAGGCGGTCAAGGCGGTGGCACGCGCGGACCTCAATCTAGTCGGAATCGCGCTGCGCGCCGAGCGCAAGGTGATCGACAAGATCGTCGACGGGCTGAAGTTCCATAGCTGA
- a CDS encoding vWA domain-containing protein — MAINHLAPEQTEQFADNIVGFARALRSAGMPVGPGAVIDAMSALQVIDIGNRADVFTTLEAIFVKRHEHALIFKQAFNLFFRASEEWKHMLDSVPLPDQAKKKPQAGSRRVQEAMSQPRMTETPQHQEQDLRLSVSDKEILQKKDFAQMSAAEITEALHAIERMRLPQAELLTRRHRPDPRGLRLDLRRTLRASLRTGGDIIDIHRLGRIEKPAPIVALLDISGSMSEYTRLFLHFLHAIGDARKRVSVFLFGTRLTNVTRALRQRDPDEALASCSASVEDWAGGTRISASLHNFNKLWARRVLSQGAIVLLISDGLEREADSKLAFEMDRLHRSCRRLIWLNPLLRFGGFEAKAQGIKMMLPHVDEFRPVHNLSSIHELISALSRPLPPQHRSLIRSAA, encoded by the coding sequence ATGGCCATCAACCACCTTGCCCCCGAGCAAACCGAGCAGTTCGCCGACAACATTGTCGGCTTTGCCCGTGCGCTGCGTTCGGCCGGCATGCCGGTGGGGCCGGGGGCGGTGATCGACGCCATGAGCGCGCTGCAGGTGATCGACATCGGCAACCGCGCCGATGTCTTCACCACGCTGGAGGCGATCTTCGTCAAGCGGCATGAGCATGCGCTGATCTTCAAGCAGGCTTTCAACCTGTTCTTCCGCGCCTCGGAAGAGTGGAAGCACATGCTGGATTCGGTGCCGTTGCCGGACCAGGCCAAGAAGAAGCCGCAGGCCGGCTCCCGCCGCGTGCAGGAGGCGATGTCGCAGCCGCGGATGACCGAGACGCCGCAGCACCAGGAGCAGGATCTGCGTCTGTCGGTCTCCGACAAGGAAATCCTTCAGAAGAAGGATTTTGCCCAGATGAGCGCGGCTGAGATCACCGAAGCCCTGCACGCCATCGAGCGGATGCGGCTGCCGCAGGCCGAGCTTCTGACGCGCCGGCACCGGCCCGATCCACGCGGGCTGCGTCTCGACCTGCGCCGCACGCTGCGGGCATCGCTGCGCACCGGCGGCGACATCATCGACATCCATCGCCTCGGGCGGATTGAGAAACCGGCGCCGATCGTCGCGCTGCTCGACATCTCGGGCTCGATGAGCGAGTACACCCGCCTGTTCCTGCACTTCCTCCACGCCATCGGCGACGCTCGCAAGCGCGTTTCGGTGTTCCTGTTCGGCACCCGGCTGACCAACGTCACCCGCGCGCTGCGGCAGCGCGATCCGGACGAGGCGCTGGCGAGCTGCTCGGCCTCGGTCGAGGACTGGGCCGGCGGCACGCGGATCTCGGCCTCGCTGCACAACTTCAACAAATTGTGGGCCCGCCGGGTGCTGAGCCAGGGCGCCATCGTGCTCCTGATCTCCGACGGGCTGGAGCGGGAGGCCGATTCCAAGCTGGCCTTCGAGATGGACCGGCTGCACCGCTCCTGTCGCCGGCTGATCTGGCTCAACCCGCTGCTCAGGTTCGGCGGCTTCGAGGCCAAGGCCCAGGGCATCAAAATGATGCTCCCGCACGTTGACGAATTCCGCCCGGTACATAATTTGAGTTCGATCCATGAGCTGATCAGCGCGCTCTCCCGGCCGCTGCCGCCGCAACACCGCAGCCTGATCCGCTCCGCAGCCTGA
- a CDS encoding SRPBCC family protein encodes MAMTMNGEVQLAAPREAVWEKLNDPAVLKACIPGCEELERTDDGGFRATAKMKVGPVSARFKGKVTLSDLDPPNGYKISGEGEGGVAGFAKGGAVVKLAEKDGGTLLSYEVEAQIGGKLAQLGQRLINGTAKKLADEFFANFAKAVQG; translated from the coding sequence ATGGCCATGACAATGAACGGCGAAGTCCAGCTTGCGGCGCCGCGCGAGGCCGTATGGGAGAAGCTCAACGATCCCGCGGTGCTGAAGGCCTGCATCCCCGGCTGCGAGGAGCTGGAGAGGACCGACGATGGCGGCTTCCGCGCAACGGCAAAAATGAAGGTCGGCCCGGTGTCGGCCCGCTTCAAGGGCAAGGTCACGCTGAGCGATCTCGACCCGCCGAACGGCTACAAGATCTCCGGTGAGGGCGAAGGCGGGGTCGCCGGATTCGCCAAGGGCGGTGCAGTGGTCAAGCTGGCCGAGAAGGACGGCGGCACGCTGCTCTCCTACGAAGTCGAGGCGCAGATCGGCGGCAAGTTGGCGCAGCTTGGCCAGCGCCTGATCAACGGCACCGCCAAGAAACTGGCCGACGAATTTTTCGCGAACTTCGCCAAAGCGGTACAGGGCTGA
- the adhP gene encoding alcohol dehydrogenase AdhP: MPTMKAAIVRQFGKPLVIEDVPVPQPGPGEVLVKVKACGVCHTDLHAASGDWPVKPVPPFIPGHEVAGIVAALGPGVKNLKVGDAVGVAWLHDACMSCEYCETGWETLCEHQHNTGYSVNGGFAEYVIASAAFAAKLPATVDFAAIAPILCAGVTTYKGLKETDARPGEWVVISGVGGLGHVAIQYAKAMGLKVVAVDIAEDKLRLARETGADLAVNALEADAVDKVLAATGGGAHGVLVTAVSTAAFAQALKMVRRKGTVSLVGLPPGEFPTPIFDVVLKRITVRGSIVGTRRDLDEAIAFAADGKVKAEVTKVPLEQINDVFERMKAGKIDGRMVLDFG, encoded by the coding sequence ATGCCGACCATGAAAGCCGCTATCGTCAGACAATTCGGCAAGCCGCTGGTGATCGAGGACGTGCCGGTGCCGCAGCCGGGTCCCGGCGAGGTGCTGGTCAAGGTGAAGGCTTGCGGCGTCTGCCACACCGATCTGCACGCCGCCTCCGGCGACTGGCCGGTGAAGCCGGTACCGCCCTTCATCCCCGGCCATGAAGTGGCCGGCATCGTCGCCGCGCTCGGGCCCGGCGTGAAAAATCTGAAGGTCGGCGATGCCGTCGGCGTCGCCTGGCTGCACGATGCCTGCATGTCCTGCGAATATTGCGAGACCGGCTGGGAGACGCTGTGCGAGCACCAGCACAACACCGGTTACAGCGTGAACGGCGGTTTCGCCGAATATGTCATCGCTTCGGCCGCCTTCGCCGCAAAGCTGCCCGCGACGGTCGATTTTGCCGCCATCGCGCCGATCCTCTGCGCCGGCGTCACCACCTACAAGGGTCTGAAGGAGACGGATGCGCGGCCCGGCGAATGGGTCGTGATCTCGGGCGTCGGCGGGCTCGGTCATGTCGCGATTCAATACGCCAAGGCAATGGGTCTCAAGGTCGTCGCCGTCGATATCGCCGAGGACAAGCTCAGGCTCGCGCGCGAGACCGGCGCCGATCTCGCGGTCAATGCGCTCGAGGCCGATGCCGTCGACAAGGTGCTGGCGGCGACCGGGGGCGGGGCCCACGGCGTGCTGGTGACGGCGGTCTCGACCGCCGCCTTCGCGCAGGCGCTGAAGATGGTGCGCCGGAAGGGCACCGTCAGCCTCGTCGGCCTGCCGCCGGGCGAATTCCCGACGCCGATCTTCGACGTCGTGCTCAAGCGCATCACCGTGCGCGGCTCCATCGTCGGCACAAGGCGCGATCTTGATGAAGCCATCGCCTTCGCCGCCGACGGCAAGGTCAAGGCCGAGGTGACGAAGGTGCCGCTGGAGCAGATCAACGACGTCTTCGAGCGGATGAAGGCCGGCAAGATCGACGGCCGCATGGTGCTCGACTTCGGCTAA
- a CDS encoding XdhC family protein, with protein MKLAILHELNAERAARRPVILVTDTESGEQRLVKARDFAKDPLGAELDKQLRMGKSANVEAGGKKLFLNVYAPTAKLVIVGAVHISQALAPLARSLGYDVTVVDPRTAFASPERFPDIPLVAEWPDTALPPLNVDHYTAFVAVTHDPKIDDPALLHAFERDCFYIGALGSRKTHAKRGDRLRAQGAKDSDIARIHAPIGLAIGAVSPSEIAVSIMAEITAVLRLSPKQKEEAA; from the coding sequence GTGAAGCTCGCGATCCTGCACGAACTCAATGCCGAGCGCGCCGCGCGCCGGCCGGTCATTCTGGTGACGGACACCGAGAGCGGCGAGCAGCGCCTGGTGAAGGCGAGGGACTTTGCCAAAGACCCGCTGGGCGCCGAGCTGGACAAGCAGCTTCGCATGGGCAAGAGCGCCAATGTCGAGGCCGGCGGCAAGAAACTGTTCCTCAACGTCTACGCGCCGACCGCAAAGCTCGTCATCGTCGGCGCGGTCCATATCAGCCAGGCCCTGGCGCCGCTGGCCCGATCGCTCGGCTATGACGTCACGGTCGTCGATCCGCGCACGGCCTTTGCGAGCCCGGAGCGCTTCCCCGACATCCCGCTGGTCGCAGAGTGGCCGGACACGGCGCTGCCGCCGCTGAACGTCGACCATTACACGGCTTTCGTCGCGGTGACGCACGATCCGAAGATCGACGATCCGGCACTGCTGCACGCCTTCGAACGCGACTGTTTCTATATCGGCGCGCTCGGTTCGCGGAAGACTCACGCCAAGCGTGGCGACCGGCTGCGGGCGCAGGGCGCAAAGGACTCCGACATCGCGCGGATCCACGCGCCCATCGGCCTTGCGATCGGTGCGGTCTCGCCATCCGAGATCGCGGTGTCGATCATGGCCGAGATCACGGCGGTGCTCCGCCTGTCACCAAAACAAAAAGAAGAAGCGGCATGA
- a CDS encoding NTP transferase domain-containing protein, with product MKFGPASPKDAMGGVTVHTLRQGPLVLKKGTTIGPAEVESLQRAGIKDVVVVRMEEGDVSEDVAAASIALAVGGEGIHVERAFTGRANLFAARPGVLVIDRAAVDRINNIDEAITFATLSAYKPVVEGEMVGTVKIIPFGVEGHLRDAAVKAAGHDVLKIAPYVIKRVGIVSTLLPGLSSKVIDKTLRVTAERLAPAGAGIIAERRVQHEERALSAAIKELLGLGAELVIVFGASAIADRRDVIPAAVTAIGGEIEHFGMPVDPGNLLLIARAGGVPVLGAPGCARSPVENGFDWVLMRLLAGIKVTRSELMGMGVGGLLMEIVTRPQPRAKPEIEGNNVAAIVLAAGRSTRMGGPNKLLAELDGKKLVRIATEQALASKASEVIVVTGHQTELVEQALEGLKVKFVRNPDFAGGIASSVKAGIAAVPETCDGAVVCLGDMPLIEAGLIDRLIDGFAPDRGNLIVVPVSEGRRGNPVLWARRFFRELMTLDGDVGARHLIARHAEAVAEVPVDGEGAFLDIDTPQALEAARRG from the coding sequence ATGAAGTTCGGACCGGCGAGCCCCAAGGATGCGATGGGCGGGGTGACCGTCCACACCCTGCGCCAGGGACCGCTGGTGCTGAAGAAAGGCACGACCATCGGTCCGGCCGAGGTCGAGTCGCTCCAGCGCGCCGGCATCAAGGATGTCGTGGTGGTGCGCATGGAGGAGGGCGATGTCTCCGAGGACGTCGCGGCCGCCAGCATCGCGCTGGCCGTCGGCGGCGAGGGCATTCACGTCGAGCGCGCTTTCACCGGGCGTGCCAACCTGTTCGCCGCGCGCCCGGGCGTTCTGGTGATCGACCGCGCCGCGGTGGACCGCATCAACAATATCGACGAGGCCATCACCTTTGCGACGCTGTCCGCCTACAAGCCGGTGGTCGAAGGCGAGATGGTCGGCACCGTCAAGATCATCCCGTTCGGCGTCGAAGGACATCTGCGCGATGCCGCGGTGAAGGCGGCGGGCCACGACGTGCTGAAGATCGCGCCCTACGTGATCAAGCGCGTCGGCATCGTCTCGACCCTGCTGCCGGGCCTGTCCTCCAAGGTGATCGACAAGACGCTGCGCGTCACCGCCGAGCGGCTCGCGCCGGCCGGCGCCGGCATCATCGCCGAGCGGCGGGTGCAGCATGAAGAGCGCGCGCTGTCGGCTGCGATCAAGGAATTGCTCGGCCTCGGCGCCGAGCTCGTGATCGTGTTTGGTGCCTCCGCGATTGCCGACCGCCGCGACGTGATTCCGGCGGCCGTCACCGCTATCGGCGGCGAGATCGAGCATTTCGGCATGCCGGTCGATCCCGGCAATTTGCTGCTGATCGCGCGTGCCGGCGGCGTGCCGGTGCTGGGCGCGCCGGGCTGCGCGCGCTCGCCGGTCGAGAACGGGTTCGACTGGGTGCTGATGCGACTGCTCGCCGGCATCAAGGTGACGCGGTCCGAGCTGATGGGCATGGGCGTCGGCGGCCTCCTGATGGAGATCGTGACCCGGCCGCAGCCGCGCGCCAAGCCCGAGATCGAGGGCAATAACGTCGCGGCCATCGTGCTCGCGGCGGGGCGCTCGACCCGGATGGGCGGGCCGAACAAGCTCCTGGCCGAACTCGACGGCAAGAAGCTGGTGCGCATTGCCACCGAGCAGGCTCTTGCCTCGAAAGCATCCGAGGTGATCGTCGTCACCGGCCACCAGACCGAGCTGGTCGAGCAGGCGCTCGAAGGCTTGAAAGTGAAATTCGTCCGCAATCCGGATTTCGCCGGCGGCATCGCGAGCTCGGTTAAGGCCGGCATCGCCGCCGTGCCGGAGACGTGTGACGGCGCGGTGGTCTGCCTCGGCGATATGCCGTTGATCGAGGCCGGCCTGATCGACCGCCTCATCGACGGCTTTGCGCCAGACCGCGGCAATCTGATCGTCGTGCCCGTCAGCGAAGGCCGCCGCGGCAACCCCGTGCTGTGGGCGCGCCGATTCTTCAGGGAATTGATGACGCTCGACGGCGACGTCGGCGCGCGGCATTTGATCGCGAGGCACGCGGAAGCGGTCGCAGAAGTCCCAGTCGACGGCGAGGGCGCCTTCCTCGACATCGACACCCCGCAGGCGCTGGAAGCGGCACGGCGGGGATAG
- a CDS encoding XdhC family protein: MLDRDEDILKAAEDWQKAGHGVALATVVETWGSAPRPAGSSLVINDDGTFLGSVSGGCVEGAVVTEAMDVIQSGKPRMLEFGVADETAWNVGLSCGGTIRVFVEKVG, encoded by the coding sequence ATGCTCGATCGTGACGAGGATATCCTGAAGGCGGCGGAAGACTGGCAGAAGGCCGGCCATGGCGTCGCGCTGGCGACCGTCGTGGAGACCTGGGGCTCGGCGCCGCGCCCCGCCGGCTCGAGTCTCGTCATCAACGACGACGGCACCTTCCTGGGGTCGGTCTCCGGCGGCTGTGTCGAGGGCGCCGTGGTTACCGAGGCCATGGACGTGATCCAGAGCGGCAAGCCGAGGATGCTGGAGTTCGGCGTCGCGGACGAGACCGCCTGGAATGTCGGGCTGTCCTGCGGTGGTACCATCCGCGTCTTCGTCGAGAAAGTCGGCTAG
- a CDS encoding (2Fe-2S)-binding protein → MAKISLIVNGNPVTANVDPRTLLVQFLRENLRLTGTHVGCDTSQCGACVVHLDGKAVKSCTTLAVMADGHEVKTIEGLAADGAPLHPMQEAFREHHGLQCGFCTPGMIMTAVDIVHRKGNELDDHTIREELEGNLCRCTGYQNIVASISAGAKAMAKSDLA, encoded by the coding sequence ATGGCAAAAATCTCCCTCATCGTGAACGGCAATCCTGTTACGGCCAATGTCGATCCCCGCACCCTCCTGGTGCAGTTCCTGCGCGAGAATTTGCGTCTGACCGGCACCCATGTCGGCTGTGATACGTCGCAGTGCGGCGCCTGCGTCGTGCATCTCGACGGCAAGGCCGTGAAGTCCTGCACCACGCTGGCCGTGATGGCCGACGGCCACGAGGTCAAGACGATCGAGGGGCTGGCCGCCGACGGCGCGCCGCTGCATCCGATGCAGGAGGCCTTCCGCGAGCACCACGGTCTGCAATGCGGCTTCTGCACGCCGGGCATGATCATGACCGCGGTCGACATCGTCCATCGCAAGGGCAACGAGCTCGACGACCATACGATCCGGGAAGAACTAGAAGGCAATCTGTGCCGCTGCACCGGCTACCAGAACATCGTCGCCTCGATCTCCGCCGGCGCCAAGGCGATGGCGAAATCCGATCTCGCCTAA